One window of Akkermansia biwaensis genomic DNA carries:
- a CDS encoding HAD family hydrolase: MIKLIAFDLDGTIGETIPMCIKAFKQAVSPYAGHVLSEREIVQTFGLNEEGMIKMVAGEKWQEALHDFYPIYERMHEECPKPYEDICELIKTLRAAGILVALITGKGEKSCMITLEKFGMQNLFCSIKTGSEDKPNKADAITELLHFYQLNEEEFCYVGDTVSDVAACRTAGVTCLSAAWSAGADVAALKEANPSKVFSSVKDLLHFLC; this comes from the coding sequence ATGATTAAATTGATAGCATTTGATCTGGACGGCACGATAGGGGAAACAATCCCCATGTGCATCAAGGCGTTCAAGCAGGCGGTTTCACCATACGCGGGCCATGTGCTGAGCGAACGGGAAATTGTGCAGACCTTCGGCTTGAATGAAGAGGGAATGATCAAAATGGTTGCCGGAGAAAAATGGCAGGAGGCGCTTCATGACTTTTATCCGATTTATGAAAGGATGCATGAGGAATGCCCCAAACCCTATGAGGACATTTGTGAATTGATAAAAACGCTGCGGGCCGCTGGGATACTGGTTGCCCTGATCACAGGCAAGGGAGAAAAAAGCTGCATGATCACGCTTGAAAAATTCGGCATGCAGAACCTGTTCTGTTCCATCAAGACAGGATCGGAAGACAAGCCGAACAAGGCGGACGCCATCACGGAACTGCTGCACTTTTACCAACTCAACGAAGAGGAATTCTGTTATGTGGGAGACACGGTCTCCGATGTCGCCGCATGCAGAACCGCGGGCGTAACCTGCCTGTCCGCTGCCTGGAGTGCAGGCGCAGACGTTGCCGCCTTGAAAGAGGCCAACCCTTCCAAGGTATTTTCCAGTGTCAAAGACCTGTTGCATTTTTTGTGTTGA
- a CDS encoding AEC family transporter, whose translation MDTSSIIVASFLSTIPVYLFFATGFYLRHKQVIQADHDAPIMRLAMDVAYPCLVFHSIMKYMVLSGNETLSSVSFSLQAIGAGALELLLGIAAAWLVAKMLRMRIGTGLRTFTLTAGVQNYAFFVIPIIQMLFTASNDPTLGILFVHNVGCELVVWSIGVIIIAGGPGNLNMGVFFRGPLLAVIVGLTLAWSGLGAYVAQAPLMKALEMIGNCATPLCLILFGCSMRDLWHNMKWEPKPIVCGLLTRLGLAPALLLLMAYFLPVDDYIKRVIVIQAAIPSAVIPVILAKRFGGHPDLGTQILLTTTVASFLTLPCWLTLGSMLVVPLY comes from the coding sequence ATGGACACCAGCTCCATCATCGTCGCCTCCTTTCTCTCCACTATTCCTGTTTACCTCTTCTTTGCCACGGGGTTTTACCTGCGGCACAAGCAGGTTATCCAGGCGGACCACGACGCCCCCATCATGCGACTGGCCATGGACGTAGCCTACCCGTGCCTGGTCTTCCACAGCATCATGAAATACATGGTGCTCTCCGGCAATGAAACGCTCAGCAGCGTCTCCTTCTCCCTCCAGGCCATAGGTGCGGGCGCTTTGGAGCTCCTGCTCGGCATTGCGGCGGCATGGCTGGTAGCCAAAATGCTCCGCATGCGCATCGGCACCGGTCTGCGCACCTTCACCCTGACGGCAGGGGTGCAAAACTACGCCTTCTTCGTCATCCCCATCATCCAGATGCTGTTCACGGCCAGCAATGACCCCACACTGGGCATTCTCTTCGTCCACAACGTGGGGTGTGAACTGGTGGTTTGGAGCATTGGCGTCATCATCATTGCCGGAGGTCCCGGCAACCTGAACATGGGCGTCTTCTTCCGCGGTCCCCTGCTGGCTGTCATCGTAGGCCTGACACTCGCATGGTCCGGCCTGGGAGCCTACGTCGCCCAGGCGCCCCTGATGAAAGCCCTGGAAATGATCGGCAACTGCGCCACCCCCCTCTGCCTGATCCTGTTCGGCTGTTCCATGCGGGACCTGTGGCACAACATGAAATGGGAGCCCAAGCCTATCGTCTGCGGCCTTCTGACACGCCTGGGACTGGCCCCGGCCCTGCTCCTGCTCATGGCGTACTTCCTTCCGGTTGACGACTACATCAAGCGGGTAATCGTCATCCAGGCAGCCATTCCCTCCGCTGTCATTCCGGTCATTCTGGCCAAACGGTTCGGCGGCCATCCGGACCTGGGCACGCAAATCCTGCTGACCACCACCGTAGCCTCCTTCCTGACACTGCCCTGCTGGCTCACCCTGGGGTCCATGCTGGTGGTTCCCTTATATTGA
- a CDS encoding type II secretion system protein, with protein sequence MKAPFLNRKSKGFTLIELLVVIAIILTLAGISMIVVNGVMEKSRITTARSDCNGLQTAIENYMMDNGRPPVAWTGREMSRKARKDGQYYLTTALDDDSRIMSILTNYMDRGDEDRKLNPKKTAYFNTTTTDVEGAPGLFFESRGRVSLIDPWESPYHIVLNANPDDRSPRVQVGSRMVTKNVAVYSVGKDKQGSTEDGHINNQEFTDDNVTSW encoded by the coding sequence ATGAAAGCACCTTTTCTGAACCGTAAATCCAAGGGATTCACGCTGATTGAATTGCTCGTGGTGATTGCCATTATCCTGACGCTGGCCGGCATCTCCATGATCGTGGTGAACGGCGTGATGGAAAAATCCCGCATTACCACGGCGCGGAGCGACTGCAACGGATTGCAGACAGCCATAGAAAATTACATGATGGACAACGGCCGGCCCCCCGTAGCCTGGACCGGCCGGGAAATGAGCAGGAAGGCCCGCAAGGACGGCCAGTATTATCTGACCACCGCCCTGGACGATGACAGCCGCATCATGAGCATTCTGACGAATTACATGGACCGTGGAGATGAAGACAGGAAGCTCAATCCCAAGAAGACTGCCTACTTCAACACCACCACCACGGACGTGGAAGGCGCTCCCGGCCTGTTTTTTGAGAGCCGCGGGCGTGTGAGCCTGATAGACCCATGGGAATCTCCCTACCACATTGTTCTGAACGCCAATCCGGACGACCGTTCCCCCCGCGTCCAGGTGGGTTCCCGCATGGTTACCAAGAACGTGGCCGTTTACAGCGTGGGCAAGGACAAGCAGGGCAGCACGGAAGACGGACATATCAACAATCAGGAATTTACGGATGACAATGTAACGTCCTGGTAA
- the secG gene encoding preprotein translocase subunit SecG, whose product MNLFLADSLNISIQLLFAVLIVVSLLLLGVVLMQRPKQEGLGAAFGAAITDQAFGARTTDVLKKATVYFGSAFMLLCLVLAMLINRQHVKSSESLLSPEMQEAAAKQEASVPVKTPEELQQEELRRRAAEAEAAAASETPVSGTPEAPAPETPPAPQQ is encoded by the coding sequence ATGAACCTTTTTCTAGCAGATTCACTCAATATCAGCATTCAGTTGCTTTTTGCCGTTCTGATCGTTGTATCCCTTCTTCTTCTGGGCGTGGTACTTATGCAGAGACCCAAGCAGGAGGGCCTGGGCGCGGCCTTCGGCGCGGCCATTACGGACCAGGCTTTTGGGGCCCGCACGACGGACGTGCTGAAAAAGGCTACGGTTTATTTTGGGTCCGCATTCATGCTTCTTTGCCTGGTGCTGGCCATGCTGATCAACCGCCAGCATGTCAAGAGTTCCGAAAGTCTGCTGAGTCCGGAAATGCAGGAAGCCGCCGCCAAGCAGGAAGCTTCCGTTCCCGTCAAGACTCCGGAAGAGCTTCAGCAGGAGGAATTGCGCAGACGCGCCGCAGAGGCTGAAGCGGCGGCGGCCAGTGAAACGCCCGTTTCCGGTACTCCCGAGGCTCCGGCTCCCGAAACGCCTCCGGCGCCCCAGCAATAG
- a CDS encoding metallophosphoesterase produces the protein MPFSVRILRFFGILLLGVCALGVAGITWAYLIEPNLLFVRQVAYRIPQWNGRGRPLKIVVAGDFHFMPTPFDEVRALRYVQRIMQLKPDLILLVGDYARGSSKNASMSPQKAAQLLQGLEAPCGVFVIQGNHDFTFGWNNWKKELTRIGFRILADKSVLITLNDGRRLQLSGLRESFRYSKKQLPQRHSPNIPHIVLCHRPEIDCILSEGDADFIISGHTHGGQIRLPFNLLWFEASPDHTQPYTYPWHISAGNKYLITKGLGTSTLPLRFNCPPEIYLLTLH, from the coding sequence ATGCCCTTCTCCGTCAGAATACTCCGGTTTTTCGGCATCCTGCTGCTGGGTGTTTGCGCGCTGGGGGTAGCCGGCATAACCTGGGCTTATCTGATTGAGCCCAACCTGTTGTTCGTCCGGCAAGTGGCTTACCGCATTCCCCAGTGGAATGGCCGCGGCAGACCCCTGAAAATCGTTGTCGCGGGGGACTTCCATTTCATGCCCACCCCATTTGACGAAGTGAGAGCCCTGCGCTACGTTCAGAGAATCATGCAGCTCAAGCCGGACCTGATCCTGCTGGTGGGGGATTATGCCCGCGGCTCCAGTAAAAACGCCAGCATGAGCCCGCAAAAGGCGGCCCAGCTCCTCCAGGGGCTGGAAGCTCCCTGCGGAGTATTCGTGATTCAGGGCAACCATGACTTCACGTTTGGGTGGAACAACTGGAAAAAGGAACTGACCCGGATAGGCTTCAGAATTCTTGCCGACAAAAGCGTTCTCATCACGCTTAACGACGGGCGCAGACTCCAGCTTTCCGGGCTTCGGGAATCCTTCCGCTACTCAAAAAAGCAACTCCCGCAGCGGCATTCCCCGAACATCCCCCACATCGTGCTGTGCCACCGGCCGGAAATCGACTGCATCCTTTCAGAAGGGGACGCGGACTTCATTATCAGCGGCCATACCCACGGCGGCCAGATACGCCTCCCTTTCAATCTGCTATGGTTTGAAGCCAGTCCGGACCATACCCAGCCCTATACCTACCCCTGGCACATTTCCGCCGGAAACAAATATCTGATCACCAAAGGCCTGGGCACCAGCACGCTCCCCCTGCGCTTCAACTGCCCGCCGGAAATCTACCTGCTGACCTTGCACTAA
- the guaA gene encoding glutamine-hydrolyzing GMP synthase translates to MDDKHLVAVIDFGSQYTQLIVRRVRELGYMAKLYALEDLDQIHEPGAVILSGGPKSTTDADAPDIDFNWLQSLNVPVLGVCYGMQLLNIKHGGSVKASNKREYGPAALIPESLTGLYQDMSPSSQVWMSHSDTVDHLAEGCRVIARNAEGIPVSLQWGETTFGIQFHPEVTHSHEGRTILRNFLSCAANLKKFDIGDFKRELIREIRERVGDKQVVCGVSGGVDSTVLAVLLHEAGVNMRAIFVDNGLLRKNEADEVRANFARMGVKIETVDASERFLTALAGEGDPEKKRRIIGGLFIDVFWDAVGNAEMLAQGTLYPDVIESASNAKSKASVIKTHHNRVERVLELQAQGKVLEPLAELFKDEVRELGASMGIPHDILWRHPFPGPGLAVRCPGVVTRDRLDIIRECDAIFIGNLKKYGWYEKVWQAYAGLIPVKTVGVKGDERSYEWATNLRAIVSEDAMTADWVELPAALLRETSNRILNEVKGINRVLYDISTKPPASIEWE, encoded by the coding sequence ATGGACGACAAACATCTCGTAGCCGTCATCGACTTCGGCTCCCAATACACCCAGCTCATCGTGCGCCGCGTGCGCGAACTGGGCTACATGGCCAAACTGTACGCTCTGGAAGACCTGGACCAAATCCACGAACCCGGAGCCGTCATCCTTTCCGGCGGCCCCAAAAGCACGACGGACGCAGACGCGCCGGATATCGACTTCAACTGGCTCCAGAGCCTGAACGTTCCCGTTCTGGGCGTATGCTACGGCATGCAGCTTCTCAACATCAAGCACGGCGGGAGTGTCAAGGCCAGCAACAAGCGGGAATACGGCCCCGCCGCCCTCATTCCGGAATCCCTCACGGGTCTGTATCAGGACATGTCCCCTTCCTCCCAGGTATGGATGAGCCATTCGGACACGGTGGACCATCTGGCGGAAGGCTGCCGGGTCATCGCCCGCAATGCGGAAGGAATTCCTGTCTCCCTGCAATGGGGGGAAACCACCTTCGGCATCCAGTTCCACCCGGAAGTGACCCACTCCCATGAAGGGCGGACCATTCTGCGCAACTTCCTTTCCTGCGCCGCCAATCTGAAAAAATTCGACATCGGCGACTTCAAAAGGGAACTCATCCGTGAAATTCGCGAACGCGTGGGCGACAAGCAGGTCGTCTGCGGCGTTTCCGGCGGCGTGGACAGCACCGTGCTGGCCGTTCTGCTGCATGAAGCCGGGGTAAACATGCGCGCCATCTTCGTGGACAATGGCCTTCTGCGGAAAAACGAGGCGGATGAAGTCCGCGCCAACTTCGCACGCATGGGTGTCAAGATTGAAACGGTGGACGCCTCCGAACGCTTCCTGACGGCCCTGGCCGGAGAGGGAGACCCGGAAAAAAAGCGCCGCATCATCGGCGGCCTGTTCATTGACGTATTCTGGGATGCCGTGGGCAATGCGGAAATGCTTGCCCAGGGAACCCTGTATCCGGACGTGATTGAAAGCGCCTCCAACGCCAAATCCAAGGCTTCCGTCATCAAGACGCACCACAACCGCGTGGAACGCGTGCTGGAGCTTCAGGCGCAGGGGAAGGTACTGGAACCCCTGGCGGAACTGTTCAAGGACGAGGTCCGCGAACTGGGAGCCTCCATGGGCATCCCCCACGACATTCTGTGGCGCCACCCCTTCCCCGGCCCCGGCCTGGCCGTGCGCTGCCCCGGCGTGGTCACCAGGGACCGGCTGGACATCATCCGGGAATGCGACGCCATCTTCATCGGCAACCTGAAAAAATACGGCTGGTATGAAAAAGTCTGGCAGGCCTATGCCGGCCTCATTCCCGTCAAGACGGTGGGCGTCAAGGGGGATGAACGTTCCTACGAATGGGCCACCAATCTGCGCGCCATCGTGTCGGAAGACGCCATGACGGCGGACTGGGTGGAACTGCCTGCCGCCCTGCTGCGTGAAACCAGCAACCGCATCCTCAATGAAGTAAAGGGCATCAACCGCGTCCTTTATGATATTTCCACGAAGCCTCCGGCCTCCATCGAGTGGGAATAA
- a CDS encoding 3-deoxy-7-phosphoheptulonate synthase, whose protein sequence is MNWFKTDDVRIQDIEPLISPAILIKDYPATTEIAKMVATTRKNAENIISGHDDRLLVVVGPCSIHDPQAAVDYAARLKEQMVRFEKDLVIIMRVYFEKPRTTVGWKGLINDPFMNHTFDINRGLHMARGLLLRLGDMGVPAATEFLDTITPQYIADLITWGAIGARTTESQVHRELASGLSMPVGFKNGTSGSLQIAVDAIISSSCPHCFLSVTKQGVSAIVSTTGNKSCHLILRGSSLGPNFDEMHVKDAGEALQKAGINNRIMVDCSHGNSCKDYRNQPGVAAAIAKQIAEGSDQVAAVMIESNLVEGAQPLSSDLVYGKSITDQCIGWDTTVEVLENLAAAVRTRRAKRQEA, encoded by the coding sequence ATGAACTGGTTCAAAACAGACGACGTACGCATTCAAGACATCGAGCCCCTGATTTCCCCCGCCATCCTGATCAAGGATTATCCGGCGACCACGGAGATCGCGAAGATGGTGGCTACGACACGTAAGAATGCGGAGAACATCATTTCCGGCCATGACGACCGCCTGCTGGTGGTGGTGGGGCCGTGCTCCATCCACGATCCCCAGGCAGCGGTGGATTATGCCGCCCGTCTCAAGGAGCAGATGGTGCGCTTTGAGAAGGATCTGGTGATCATCATGCGCGTGTATTTTGAAAAGCCCCGTACTACGGTAGGCTGGAAGGGGCTGATTAATGATCCGTTCATGAACCACACGTTTGACATCAACCGTGGATTGCACATGGCGCGCGGCCTTCTGCTCCGCCTGGGAGACATGGGCGTGCCTGCCGCAACGGAGTTCCTGGACACCATCACGCCCCAGTACATTGCGGACCTCATCACGTGGGGCGCCATCGGCGCACGCACGACGGAAAGCCAGGTGCACCGTGAGCTGGCCTCCGGCCTGTCCATGCCCGTGGGGTTCAAGAACGGCACCAGCGGGAGCCTTCAAATAGCGGTGGACGCCATCATTTCCTCCTCCTGCCCGCATTGCTTCCTTTCCGTGACCAAGCAGGGTGTTTCAGCCATTGTCTCCACGACGGGCAACAAGTCCTGCCACCTGATTTTGCGCGGTTCTTCTCTGGGCCCGAATTTCGATGAGATGCATGTGAAGGATGCCGGGGAAGCTTTGCAGAAGGCCGGTATCAACAACCGCATCATGGTTGACTGCTCCCACGGGAACAGCTGCAAGGATTACCGCAACCAGCCGGGCGTTGCCGCCGCTATCGCCAAGCAGATTGCCGAAGGTTCCGACCAGGTGGCGGCCGTGATGATTGAAAGCAATCTCGTAGAGGGAGCCCAGCCTTTGAGTTCAGATCTGGTGTACGGCAAAAGCATCACGGACCAGTGCATCGGATGGGACACGACGGTGGAAGTATTGGAAAACCTCGCCGCCGCCGTCCGTACGCGCCGCGCGAAGCGTCAGGAAGCCTGA
- the truB gene encoding tRNA pseudouridine(55) synthase TruB, with the protein MNNSDSIQTPSGVLLIDKEQDMTSHDVVAIARRSLGIKKIGHCGTLDPMATGLLMLVVGKATKLQDKLMCEHKEYAGTLTLGVETSSQDAMGEVVAEYSVEGVTDEAVRDAFDRFDGQFEQIPPMVSAIKKDGVPLYKLARKGQEVVREPRPVEVFGHRITRMAIPEVDFTVQCSKGFYVRSYAYDIGKALGCGAHLSALRRTQSGRFTLDRAITVETLKTAPREELFRAMLSLEELAAILIAK; encoded by the coding sequence ATGAATAATTCCGATTCCATACAAACTCCGTCAGGCGTGCTGCTGATCGACAAGGAGCAGGACATGACTTCCCACGATGTCGTGGCGATTGCGCGCCGGTCCCTGGGGATCAAGAAGATCGGGCACTGCGGCACGCTGGACCCCATGGCTACGGGGCTGTTGATGTTGGTGGTGGGAAAGGCCACCAAGCTTCAGGACAAACTGATGTGCGAACACAAGGAATACGCTGGTACGCTGACGCTGGGCGTGGAGACTTCCTCCCAGGATGCCATGGGGGAAGTGGTGGCGGAGTATTCCGTGGAAGGTGTTACCGATGAGGCGGTGAGGGATGCCTTTGACCGGTTTGACGGGCAGTTTGAGCAGATTCCTCCCATGGTGTCCGCTATCAAGAAGGACGGCGTGCCGCTGTACAAGCTGGCGCGCAAGGGGCAGGAGGTTGTCCGTGAACCGCGGCCCGTAGAGGTTTTCGGCCACCGGATTACCCGCATGGCCATTCCGGAAGTGGATTTCACCGTTCAGTGCTCCAAGGGTTTTTACGTGCGTTCCTATGCCTATGATATAGGAAAGGCGCTGGGCTGCGGGGCCCATTTGAGCGCCTTGCGGCGCACACAGTCCGGCCGCTTTACGCTGGACCGGGCCATTACGGTGGAAACCCTGAAAACCGCGCCCAGGGAGGAGTTGTTCCGGGCAATGCTTTCCCTGGAGGAACTGGCGGCCATCCTGATTGCCAAGTAA
- a CDS encoding aspartate 1-decarboxylase, whose product MLVEQLKSKIHRAMITRGDVQYEGSIEIPADLMAAVDLWPGEKVLVASVTSGNRLETYALQGPAGTGNIIMNGGAAHLIKTGERVVIMSFALSDKPIVPKKIVCNEHNEIIS is encoded by the coding sequence ATGTTGGTTGAGCAGTTAAAATCAAAAATCCATCGTGCCATGATTACCCGCGGCGATGTTCAGTATGAAGGCAGCATCGAGATTCCTGCCGATCTGATGGCGGCGGTGGATTTGTGGCCCGGGGAGAAAGTGCTCGTGGCCTCCGTCACGTCCGGCAATCGTTTGGAAACATACGCCTTGCAGGGCCCGGCGGGAACGGGGAATATTATCATGAACGGAGGCGCCGCCCACCTGATCAAGACGGGGGAACGCGTGGTGATTATGAGCTTTGCCCTGTCCGACAAGCCCATTGTTCCTAAGAAAATCGTCTGCAACGAGCATAACGAAATCATTTCCTAG
- the ribF gene encoding riboflavin biosynthesis protein RibF — MFVYQEFKQLKDVSSPVHWAMGMFDGLHVGHAAVIGAAVEGARRNGGIPAVLTFRRHPLAHVRPEEVPAAIMAADHEKFALLEEMGVEMVLSLEFSAALASMSPEEFIGELCSSCRVAEVAVGEDWHFGRDRAGDVGTLRSLGEHYGFKVTAIPAILRDGERVSSTRIREAVRLGNFPLAMRLLGRPFRWQGTVIHGRQLGRLLDYPTANMRPGTELLPPQGVYAVRARVNGTGYGGVANLGIRPTVEGEAGELLLETHLFGQPGDIYGAQMEVTPVRFLRPEAKFPSLDALKSQLALDARQAAEVLERAE, encoded by the coding sequence ATGTTTGTTTACCAGGAGTTCAAGCAATTGAAGGACGTGTCCTCCCCCGTGCACTGGGCCATGGGGATGTTTGACGGGCTGCATGTCGGCCATGCGGCGGTGATTGGCGCTGCGGTGGAAGGCGCCCGTAGGAACGGCGGAATTCCCGCTGTACTGACGTTTCGCCGTCATCCGCTGGCACACGTCCGTCCGGAGGAGGTTCCGGCAGCCATTATGGCCGCGGACCATGAGAAGTTCGCCCTGCTGGAAGAAATGGGCGTGGAGATGGTGCTGAGCCTGGAGTTTTCCGCGGCGCTGGCGTCCATGAGCCCGGAAGAGTTCATCGGGGAATTGTGTTCGTCCTGCCGGGTGGCTGAGGTTGCCGTGGGCGAGGACTGGCATTTTGGACGCGACCGTGCGGGCGATGTGGGAACTTTGCGCAGCCTGGGAGAACATTACGGGTTCAAGGTGACGGCCATTCCCGCCATTCTGCGCGATGGGGAGCGGGTCAGCAGTACCCGCATCCGGGAGGCCGTGCGGCTCGGAAACTTTCCTCTGGCAATGCGGCTGCTGGGGCGTCCCTTCCGCTGGCAGGGAACGGTGATTCATGGCCGCCAGCTGGGGCGTTTGCTGGATTACCCCACGGCCAACATGAGGCCCGGCACCGAGTTGCTGCCCCCCCAGGGAGTTTACGCCGTCCGCGCCCGCGTGAACGGAACGGGTTACGGCGGCGTGGCCAATCTGGGAATACGCCCCACCGTGGAAGGAGAAGCGGGTGAGCTTCTGCTGGAAACCCATCTGTTCGGCCAGCCGGGGGATATTTACGGAGCGCAGATGGAGGTGACGCCCGTACGGTTTCTGAGGCCGGAAGCCAAATTCCCTTCCCTGGACGCCTTGAAAAGCCAGCTTGCGCTGGATGCCCGGCAGGCCGCGGAAGTGCTAGAACGGGCAGAGTAA
- a CDS encoding sugar O-acetyltransferase, which produces MKTELEKCMAGEWYDCHDKVFLEFKSKTHRLLMKYNSLPYDRKEEKYEVLKEMFGSIGTKVSIGHSFICDYGCNIHIGNNVTVNTGCTFVDCNKITIGNNVLIAPNVQIYTATHPIDLNERLAPVETDDGVDYIRRTFALPVTIEDGCWIGGGVIILPGITIGKGSVIGAGSVVTKNIPPDSLAAGNPCKVIRKINGNPGQ; this is translated from the coding sequence ATGAAGACCGAATTGGAAAAATGCATGGCGGGTGAATGGTATGATTGCCATGACAAGGTGTTCCTCGAATTCAAGAGCAAAACCCACCGCCTGTTGATGAAGTACAATTCCCTGCCTTACGACCGGAAGGAGGAAAAATACGAGGTGCTGAAGGAAATGTTCGGCAGCATCGGAACCAAAGTCTCCATCGGCCACTCGTTCATCTGCGACTACGGCTGCAACATCCACATCGGGAACAACGTCACGGTCAATACGGGATGCACTTTCGTGGACTGCAACAAAATCACCATCGGGAACAATGTCCTGATAGCCCCGAACGTCCAAATATATACGGCTACGCATCCCATTGATCTGAATGAACGCCTCGCCCCTGTTGAAACGGATGACGGAGTTGACTACATACGCCGTACATTCGCCCTCCCGGTGACGATAGAAGACGGCTGCTGGATCGGGGGCGGTGTCATTATTCTGCCCGGAATCACGATTGGAAAAGGCAGCGTCATCGGCGCCGGCAGCGTGGTCACCAAAAACATTCCGCCTGACAGCCTGGCCGCCGGGAATCCCTGCAAAGTTATCCGTAAAATCAACGGGAACCCCGGACAATGA
- a CDS encoding DHH family phosphoesterase, producing the protein MEDWKHCPEFAPLADLIRNYDSFAVVAHIHPDGDAIGSTLALGNALKNMGKHVVMMNEDGVPASLAFLPGVEDIISTPDEPVDAEVAISVDNGALKRLGERSLRALAGAKVWANIDHHQTNERFGDVQCVLPDECATGAVLYYFFKYLGIPFTPVMRDALYVAVSTDTGSFQYQMTTAAVMELAADLIRMGVNVQDINRQLYQEKPWVKMQLFREVLNGMQLTPDGRICTFCLTNEAKARIGCRPEDTEGLIDLLRSVQGVWLAAYLEESEDDPRIRISLRSKVPEISVAELASRFGGGGHAMAAGVRIRGPVEEVRFVVLEAMQAEVERVLQQQIS; encoded by the coding sequence ATGGAAGATTGGAAACATTGTCCCGAATTTGCGCCTTTGGCGGACTTGATCCGCAATTATGACAGCTTTGCGGTAGTGGCGCATATCCATCCGGACGGGGACGCCATCGGCTCCACGCTGGCTCTGGGGAATGCCCTGAAGAACATGGGCAAGCACGTGGTCATGATGAATGAGGACGGCGTTCCTGCCAGCCTGGCCTTTCTTCCCGGCGTGGAGGACATTATTTCCACGCCTGACGAGCCGGTGGATGCGGAAGTGGCCATTTCCGTGGATAACGGCGCCTTGAAACGCCTGGGGGAACGGAGCCTGCGTGCCCTGGCCGGAGCCAAGGTGTGGGCGAACATCGACCACCACCAGACCAATGAGAGGTTTGGGGACGTGCAGTGCGTTCTGCCGGATGAATGCGCCACGGGGGCGGTGCTTTATTATTTTTTCAAGTACCTGGGAATTCCCTTTACTCCGGTGATGCGCGATGCCCTTTATGTGGCCGTCAGCACGGACACGGGGTCTTTCCAGTACCAGATGACGACCGCCGCCGTGATGGAACTGGCGGCGGACCTGATCCGGATGGGAGTCAATGTGCAGGATATCAACCGCCAGCTCTATCAGGAGAAACCGTGGGTGAAGATGCAGTTGTTCCGTGAAGTGCTCAATGGCATGCAGTTGACGCCGGACGGCAGGATTTGCACTTTTTGCCTGACGAATGAGGCCAAGGCCCGGATAGGCTGCCGCCCGGAAGATACGGAAGGATTGATCGATTTGCTGCGTTCCGTTCAGGGCGTCTGGCTGGCCGCTTATTTGGAGGAGTCCGAGGACGATCCGCGCATCCGCATTTCCCTGAGGTCCAAGGTACCGGAAATTTCCGTGGCCGAGCTGGCTTCCCGCTTTGGAGGCGGCGGCCATGCGATGGCTGCCGGAGTGCGCATCAGGGGGCCGGTTGAGGAAGTGCGCTTCGTTGTTCTGGAGGCCATGCAGGCGGAAGTGGAACGCGTGCTCCAACAGCAGATTTCATGA